GGTGCTCCTTTAGCCTTATATGGCGATGTGCTATTGGGCAGCAAAGCCCGCGAGAACCGGATTCTGCTTAACATTGGTGGTATTGCCAACTTAACCTGGCTGCCCGGAGACGGCGATTTTAGCCATGTGCTTTGTACCGATATCGGCCCGGGAAATACGCTGATTGATGCCGCCTGCCGCAGTTATTTTAATAAGCCTTACGATGAAGATTCGGCTATTGCTTACAACGGGAAGGTAAATGAAGCTTTATTGGAAGCTTTGCTCGCGCATCCGTTCTTTACCGAAAAGGCCCCGAAAACCACCGGGCCTGAGCTATTTAATCTTGATTTGGTTGCGGAAGCACAAAAAGCATCTGGCACTGAAAATATTAATCACACAGATTTGGTGAGCACACTAAGCGCATTTACTGCGAATTCTATAGCCGCATTTGTAAAAGAAAATATCAATGCTGATGACCTGAAAATTTTTACCAGCGGCGGCGGGGCCAGGAATCCTTTTGTTATTGCAGAACTTAAAAAGCTGTTACCGGATGTTGTTATTGATGATAGCAACATGTTAGGTATTGATCCGGATGCCAAGGAAGCAATACTGTTTGCATTATTGGGCAATGAGGCATTAAGTGGCGAGCCTGTTAAAATTGGGGATAACCCGGCGGTATTGATGGGGAAGTTTAGTTTTCCTAAGTAATATTTAGTGTGATAACAGGCTTCTATAAAAAACGTCATTGCGAGGAACGAAGCAATAGCAAGTAAGCAAATCTGCCCTGTATAGTTCGCAATTGCTTCGTTTCTCGCAATGACGCGAGT
The sequence above is a segment of the Mucilaginibacter celer genome. Coding sequences within it:
- a CDS encoding anhydro-N-acetylmuramic acid kinase; translated protein: MIPLNPNLQHLFNIAQKATKTGIGLMSGTSLDGLDIALCRFTGTGPNTRFELVNFITIPYPESFKLEVQQVFAKRLADLEKVTLLNAYIGTYHGELILQALNSWNIKPTEIDFIASHGQTIYHAPKRLHQHENYLNATLQIGDGDHLAVKTGILTISDFRQKHIAAGGEGAPLALYGDVLLGSKARENRILLNIGGIANLTWLPGDGDFSHVLCTDIGPGNTLIDAACRSYFNKPYDEDSAIAYNGKVNEALLEALLAHPFFTEKAPKTTGPELFNLDLVAEAQKASGTENINHTDLVSTLSAFTANSIAAFVKENINADDLKIFTSGGGARNPFVIAELKKLLPDVVIDDSNMLGIDPDAKEAILFALLGNEALSGEPVKIGDNPAVLMGKFSFPK